The nucleotide sequence ATCGCCCGCATCCACGGCGGTGGCCCCTCCGGCCAGGCCGGTGCACTGCGCCTCGGCATCGCCCGTTCGCTGAACGAGATCGACGTCGAGAACAACCGCGCCACCCTGAAGAAGGCCGGCTACCTCACCCGTGACGCCCGCGTCATCGAGCGTAAGAAGGCCGGTCTCAAGAAGGCCCGCAAGGCTCAGCAGTACTCCAAGCGCTAAAAAGGCGCCTTCCCAGGATGGGGCCGCTGGCGCGACCTCATCCTGGGGCCCTCGGCGCTTTTTAGCGCTCGGCTCCACAAGCGCTAATCCCGCTTACCGAGGCGTTCCCGCCTCGCACAGAAGCCCGTTCCGCCACTGGCGGGGCGGGCTTCTGCCGTTAACCCCCGGTTACTGCACAGGTGGCGCCGGTGAGCAGGGGAAACGTCCGCAACGCACCCCGCACCCGCCGTTTTGGGCAGGTGCGGGCACCTGAATCGTCTAAACTTGGACCCGATGTCTACATTATTTGGAACAGACGGTGTCCGGGGCCTGGCGAACGGCCTGTTGACTGCCGAGCTCGCATTGCAGCTGGCCCAGGCCGCCGCCGTCGTGCTTGGCCATGAACGCACCAGCGAAGGTGCACGGCCGCGTGCCGTGGTGGCGAGGGATCCCCGCGCCAGCGGCGAATTCATCGCGGCAGCTGTGGAAGCCGGGCTCTCCAGCTCCGGCATCGACGTCTACGACGCCGGTGTCCTGCCCACCCCCGCAGCCGCCTACCTCGTGGCAGACCTGGACGCCGACTTCGGCGTCATGATCTCCGCCTCGCATAACCCGGCTCCCGACAACGGGATCAAGTTCTTCGCCCGCGGCGGGCAGAAGCTCCCCGACGAGGTGGAGGACGCCATCGAGGCCCAGATGGGCAAGGAGCCCGTCCGCCCCGTGGGCGGCGAGGTTGGCCGCATCCAGCGCTTCTCCGACGCCGAGGACCGATACATCGTCCACCTCCTGGGCACCCTCCCGCACAACCTCAACGGCCTCAAGGTGGTCCTCGACTGCGCGCACGGTGCCGCCAGCGGCTGCTCACCGCAGGTCTTCAAGGACGCCGGCGCTGACGTGGTGGTCATTGGCGCCGAACCGGACGGCCTGAACATCAACGACGGCGTGGGCTCCACGCACCTCGGCCTGCTCAAGGCGGCCGTGGTGGAGCACGGCGCCGACCTCGGCATTGCCCACGACGGCGACGCCGACCGCTGCCTGGCCGTGGACCATGAAGGCAACGAGGTGGACGGCGACCAGATCATGGCCATCCTCGCCGTGGCGTTGAAGAATGCCGGCAAGCTCAAGGACGACGTCCTGGTGGCCACCGTCATGAGCAACCTCGGCCTCAAGATCGCCCTCCGCGACGCCGGCATCGCCATCCGAGAAACGGGCGTGGGGGACCGGTACGTGCTGGAGGAAATGCGCGACGGCGGCTACAACCTCGGCGGCGAACAGTCCGGCCACGTGATCCTCGCCGACTACGCCACCACAGGCGACGGCGTCCTGACCGGCCTGCAGCTCGCGGCGCAGGTGGCCCTGACCGGCCGCCCACTCAAGGACCTCGCCACCATCATGACCAAGCTGCCCCAGGTCCTCATCAACGTGAAGGACGTGGACCGCAGCCGGGTGGGCGGAGACGAGACCCTGGCCGCAGCCGTGAAGGCCGCCGAGGCCGAGCTGGGTGACACCGGCCGCGTGCTCCTGCGCCCGTCCGGCACCGAGCCGGTTGTTCGCGTCATGGTGGAGGCGGGCGACCAGCAGACCGCCCAGGTCATCGCGGAACGCCTCGCCCAGGTTGTGAAGACCCAGCTGGCGCTGGAGCCCGTCGGCTAAAGCACCCTAAGAGCAAAGAGCAGCCCGCCTCCTGAAAAGTCAGGAGGCGGGCTGCTGGCTTGTGACGAAATAGCCGCCGCTACTTGGCCGCCTGGTTCTGGTTCTGTGCCTGCAGGGCGTCGCGAATCTCCTTGAGCAGGGCAATCTGCGGATCCTCGGCTGCTTCCTGCTTGGCGTCCTGCCCGATGCCCAGCTTCCGGTTGCGGTGCTCGATCAGCTTGTTCATCGGGGCCACAATGACGAAGTACAGCGCTGAGGCCACCAGCAGGAAGTTGACCACCGCGGTGAGCAGCACGCCGAAGCGCACGTCACCGAACGCCAGGAAATCGTCAAAGTTGGGCTCTCCCACGAGCCACGAGATCAGCGGCATCAGGACGCTCTTGACCAGGGCATCCACCACGGCGCTGAACGCCGAACCGATCACCACTGCCACGGCCAGGTCGATGACGTTTCCCTTGAGAATGAACTTCTTGAATCCACTAAGCATGCCAACCAAACTACCGCACCGGGTTTACGGGCCAGGGTTTAGGGGACAGCCTCAGCGGTAGGCGGGGGCCG is from Arthrobacter sp. QXT-31 and encodes:
- the glmM gene encoding phosphoglucosamine mutase; its protein translation is MSTLFGTDGVRGLANGLLTAELALQLAQAAAVVLGHERTSEGARPRAVVARDPRASGEFIAAAVEAGLSSSGIDVYDAGVLPTPAAAYLVADLDADFGVMISASHNPAPDNGIKFFARGGQKLPDEVEDAIEAQMGKEPVRPVGGEVGRIQRFSDAEDRYIVHLLGTLPHNLNGLKVVLDCAHGAASGCSPQVFKDAGADVVVIGAEPDGLNINDGVGSTHLGLLKAAVVEHGADLGIAHDGDADRCLAVDHEGNEVDGDQIMAILAVALKNAGKLKDDVLVATVMSNLGLKIALRDAGIAIRETGVGDRYVLEEMRDGGYNLGGEQSGHVILADYATTGDGVLTGLQLAAQVALTGRPLKDLATIMTKLPQVLINVKDVDRSRVGGDETLAAAVKAAEAELGDTGRVLLRPSGTEPVVRVMVEAGDQQTAQVIAERLAQVVKTQLALEPVG
- the mscL gene encoding large conductance mechanosensitive channel protein MscL is translated as MLSGFKKFILKGNVIDLAVAVVIGSAFSAVVDALVKSVLMPLISWLVGEPNFDDFLAFGDVRFGVLLTAVVNFLLVASALYFVIVAPMNKLIEHRNRKLGIGQDAKQEAAEDPQIALLKEIRDALQAQNQNQAAK